The following proteins come from a genomic window of Daphnia carinata strain CSIRO-1 chromosome 6, CSIRO_AGI_Dcar_HiC_V3, whole genome shotgun sequence:
- the LOC130690380 gene encoding LOW QUALITY PROTEIN: vascular endothelial growth factor receptor 2-like (The sequence of the model RefSeq protein was modified relative to this genomic sequence to represent the inferred CDS: inserted 1 base in 1 codon) — MSQRLTLSTNLVTRVILIELLTSFTCHALVTGEPIMSASLPSSSQETSHLLVQTSQDFSRTCTVSMGRGLNITCTLPSSGSSTGSETTTQRHNEASLYLRKLSNIKDRLTMTYHSDPIRQEITSTMIIRNASYLDTGYYGCRLNNSNSKFNETYVFVYPLHVTSLESSDSKPADVIDTNDLLLPTLDVYVLEENKAVDQIIPFKPTHPDVKLYLSKKIENHWIEIFSSEYSLITGSGNWFWDKYRGLIISQVNANQTTGVYWCDAILGGKKTTRYFRIFVTSDDEDDSGRPNKSVVPRIKNAVEYLIFPSGSSFQLKCQIAIDESQNYNLTWSVPNKPTKHLNYSVTWETVGNLRSAILKASDIRFLDTGNYTCHRSDALHLVASQYIFVSDGDNLLLPIERSYVFNETQKVVLPCRPTHPDVVVSLQIEGITSRGIENITLYPMADDRGKSGDWLYSKFQGFRTKKNATRANAGRKYLCKGTRLGQKNHLFIDVTVADIRLTVSDLGAIVEGDDVTIKCETYYGHSVITWHPPSGPSVAIETGSLQHPAGISRVIQTPNRDIRKAQDLCITEVRWRNISKSATGMYECRYRDNLRHSVAVRYYSMEVRDAKVPQLAKKFDRKKKYLTVKTQERENTQLACHLVEGAPTPTVSWLKDGVIVDKDRVIKDLIINETTINGTLYSYLHLMDMAETSKGEYTCLFENRLGSDNQTFRLEVALDDDYYIATITITVVLIVIAVVLLLAARIFYVRLTNARNATDIAKMLEPLLAGNPQRINRKLPLDGQSELLPYDKRWEFPRDRLKLGKQLGAGCFGRVLQAEAKGIVPGEESKTETVAVKMVRSYADLGALASLVSELKILIHLGSHLNIVNLLGACTDISAGDFLVIVEYCRFGNLLNHLLANRHCYVDQVDVNGDLLPIDVPQQNQSNCGEADYLYMGAPAASAPAFVPVPVKPERKRXRRENHTDYLVMILNNRGSVSFNRSPPVEQEEEVDTVNNQPFSTRDLICWSFQIARGMDYLSGRNVVHGDLATRNILLANDGVVKIADFGLSRKIYQDSNYKKKGDAMLPVKWMALESLVDRIFSSQSDVWAFGITMWEMFSLGKVPYPDMEDIGSLIQHLENGGRMEIPRQSPNTVAQIISRCWKADPTVRPTFGQLELMLGDWVEAAVRSKYTDMNEPYSRRNAERFGSLVDDISCEEVASNQQQTVGYVNVQEL, encoded by the exons ATGTCTCAACGATTGACGTTGTCGACCAACCTAGTTACACGCGTTATCTTGATAGAACTATTGACGTCATTCACCTGTCATG ccTTGGTGACAGGTGAACCGATAATGTCGGCTTCACTGCCCTCATCCAGTCAAGAGACGTCCCACTTGTTGGTACAAACGAGTCAAGATTTTAGCAGGACTTGCACCGTTTCCATGGGCAGAGGACTGAATATCACTTGCACTTTACCCAGCAGTGGTAGTAGCACAGGATCTGAAACGACGACACAAAGACATAATGAAGCTTCTCTTTATTTACGCAAA TTGAGCAATATAAAGGATCGGCTCACAATGACGTACCATTCAGATCCAATTCGTCAAGAAATTACATCCACCATGATTATCCGAAATGCTAGTTATCTTGATACGGGATATTATGGCTGTCGGCTCAACAATTCCAACAGCAAATTTAATGAAACTTACGTCTTTGTTTACCCCTTGCACGTTACGA GCTTAGAATCGTCTGACAGCAAACCAGCTGATGTAATCGATACCAATGATTTGCTGCTTCCAACGTTGGATGTTTACGTCCTTGAGGAAAATAAAGCAGTCGATCAAATCATACCGTTCAAGCCGACACATCCTGACGTCAAACTTTACTTGtctaaaaaaattgaaaatcactgGATTGAG ATTTTCTCCTCTGAGTATTCGTTAATAACCGGTAGTGGCAATTGGTTTTGGGACAAATACCGAGGCCTCATCATTTCCCAAGTGAACGCCAATCAAACCACAGGAGTGTATTGGTGTGATGCCATTCTAGGCGGGAAAAAGACTACTCGCTATTTTCGCATTTTTGTAACCTCTGACGATGAAGACGACAGTGGCAGGCCGAACAAAAGTGTAGTTCCCCGTATTAAGAATGCAGTCGAATACCTGATTTTTCCATCTGGGAGctcatttcaattgaaatgtcAAATCGCGATCGACGAGTCACAGAATTACAACCTCACGTGGTCGGTGCCCAACAAgccaacaaaacatttaaactATTCCGTCACTTGGGAAACAGTTGGAAATCTTCGATCTGCTATTCTCAAGGCATCAGACATTCGATTTCTCGATACGGGAAACTATACTTGTCATCGAAGTGATGCCCTGCATTTGGTGGCCAGCCAATATATCTTCGTTTCTG ATGGAGATAATTTATTGTTGCCGATCGAACGATCCTACGTGTTCAACGAGACACAGAAGGTGGTGCTTCCATGCCGTCCCACGCATCCCGACGTGGTCGTCTCGCTGCAAATAGAAGGGATAACGAGTCGTGGTATCGAGAATATT aCACTTTATCCCATGGCTGACGACAGGGGGAAAAGTGGGGATTGGCTTTACAGCAAATTCCAAGGCTttcgaacaaaaaagaatgcaaCCAGAGCCAATGCCGGGAGAAAATACTTGTGCAAGGGTACCAGACTTGGTCAGAAAAATCATCTTTTCATAGATGTAACCGTAGCAG ATATCAGGCTGACAGTTAGCGATTTGGGAGCGATAGTTGAGGGTGACGATGTCACAATCAAATGTGAGACCTATTACGGCCATTCCGTGATCACTTGGCATCCTCCTTCGGGGCCGAGCGTAGCGATTGAAACTGGATCGCTACAACATCCAGCCG GAATCTCTCGCGTTATTCAGACGCCCAATAGGGACATAAGAAAAGCACAGGATTTGTGCATTACCGAAGTGAGGTGGAGAAATATTAGTAAATCGGCAACAGGCATGTACGAATGTCGCTATCGGGACAATCTGAGGCACAGCGTAGCCGTTCGATATTATTCCATGGAGGTACGAGACGCCAAGGTTCCACAGTTAGCAAAAAAATTCGAtcggaagaaaaaatatcttacGGTCAAAAcccaagagagagagaacacaCAACTCGCATGTCACTTGGTGGAGGGCGCGCCTACACCTACAGTGTCTTGGTTGAAA GATGGTGTTATCGTCGATAAGGATCGGGTAATCAAGGATTTGATAATCAACGAAACGACTATAAATGGCACATTGTATTCATACCTCCACCTGATGGATATGGCAGAGACTAGCAAGGGCGAATATACGTGCCTTTTCGAAAATCGTCTAGGAAGCGATAATCAAACTTTTCGTCTTGAAGTGGCCTTAGACGACGACTACTATATAGCAACAATTACCATCACTGTAGTTCTTATCGTAATTGCTGTCGTCCTCTTGTTGGCGGCCCGGATTTTTTACGTCCGCTTGACG AATGCCAGGAATGCGACCGATATTGCTAAAATGCTGGAACCTTTGTTAGCTGGCAATCCCCAAAGGATCAACCGTAAACTGCCGTTAGACGGCCAATCGGAATTACTGCCTTACGATAAAAGATGGGAATTTCCTCGCGATCGTCTCAAACTCG GCAAGCAATTGGGTGCCGGTTGCTTCGGAAGAGTTTTACAAGCCGAAGCCAAAGGAATAGTTCCTGGTGAAGAATCGAAAACTGAAACTGTGGCCGTCAAAATGGTACGATCCTACGCTGATTTAGGTGCGCTGGCCAGTCTCGTGTCTGAACTCAAAATTCTTATTCATCTTGGATCCCATCTAAATATTGTCAATTTACTGGGAGCTTGCACGGACATTTCGGCTG GGGATTTCCTCGTCATCGTCGAGTACTGCCGTTTCGGCAACCTTCTTAATCATCTGTTGGCTAATCGCCACTGTTATGTCGATCAAGTTGACGTGAACGGCGACCTTTTACCAATCGATGTGCCTCAACAAAATCA AAGCAATTGTGGTGAGGCTGACTATCTCTACATGGGTGCTCCTGCTGCTTCTGCTCCGGCATTTGTTCCTGTTCCAGTAAAGCCGGAACGCAAAA GTCGCCGCGAAAACCACACCGACTATCTCGTAATGATTTTAAACAATCGTG GATCTGTGTCGTTCAATCGGTCGCCACCGGTCGAGCAAGAGGAAGAGGTTGATACTGTAAACAATCAGCCTTTTTCGACTCGTGATTTGATCTGCTGGTCGTTCCAGATTGCTCGAGGAATGGACTATCTTTCCGGAAGAAAc GTGGTTCATGGAGATTTGGCAACCCGTAATATCTTACTGGCAAATGATGGCGTTGTCAAAATAGCTGATTTTGGACTATCCCGGAAAATTTATCAGGACAGCAATTACAAAAAGAAGGGAGAt GCAATGCTGCCAGTCAAATGGATGGCACTTGAATCCCTGGTGGATCGTATCTTTTCTAGCCAATCGGACGTTTGGGCATTTGGAATCACCATGTGGGAGATGTTTTCCTTAGGAAAAGTTCCTTAtccag ACATGGAAGACATCGGGTCTTTAATTCAGCACTTGGAAAATGGGGGTCGCATGGAAATACCGCGACAGAGTCCAAACACCGTGGCGCAAATCATTTCTCGGTGCTGGAAGGCCGATCCCACCGTGAGGCCCACATTCGGCCAACTAGAGCTAATGTTAGGCGACTGGGTGGAGGCCGCTGTCAGGAGCAAATATACGGACATGAACGAACCGTATAGTCGCCGCAATGCCGAGCGGTTTGGGAGCCTTGTTGATGATATCTCGTGCGAGGAAGTCGCAAGCAACCAACAGCAAACCGTTGGCTACGTCAACGTCCAAGAGCTTTAA
- the LOC130690419 gene encoding tetraspanin-2A-like, which translates to MPSKKNEANERKKWTTRCKYFLYFFNVVSLVLAIVVMAMALYIRADWTIKHYIYELEAYLMWTGPYILMASSSFTIIIAALGCWATVNENTFLLSAFTMTTGATALIGLGGVAYSLNHGVTFSAITPWLTDRFTYLVFESDTDARSARIVRIMQEELGCCGGSGWQDYANYNMEIPYECRNPVTGNMYVYGCGIIFSDFMEPLVAWMSGIALLLIVLQIMAMVAAMILRRNFKLEDKLISSHHKSASYTAVRSRNV; encoded by the exons ATGCCTtccaagaaaaatgaagcgaACGAAAGGAAGAAATGGACAACTAGATGCAAATACTTTTTGTACTTCTTCAATGTCGTCTCTCTG GTGCTGGCTATTGTTGTGATGGCAATGGCCCTTTACATCCGAGCCGATTGGACCATCAAGCACTACATTTACGAGTTGGAAGCGTATCTGATGTGGACGGGCCCTTACATTCTGATGGCTTCCTCTTCATTCACCATCATCATCGCTGCATTAGGATGTTGGGCCACCGTTAACGAAAATACTTTTCTTCTCTCTGCG TTCACGATGACCACTGGAGCAACGGCGTTGATTGGTCTCGGCGGCGTTGCCTATTCGCTCAATCATGGCGTCACCTTCTCCGCCATTACTCCGTGGCTAACGGATCGCTTCACGTATTTGGTTTTTGAATCCGACACTGATGCTCGATCGGCTCGCATTGTTCGAATTATGCAAGAAGAA TTGGGCTGTTGTGGTGGAAGTGGATGGCAAGATTATGCCAATTATAATATGGAAATTCCGTACGAATGCCGTAATCCAGTCACCGGCAACATGTACGTCTATGGGTGCGGAATCATTTTCTCTGATTTTATGGAACCTCTGGTCGCTTGGATGTCTGGAATTGCCCTCTTGTTGATTGTCCTACAG ATAATGGCCATGGTAGCTGCCATGATTCTGCGCCGCAATTTCAAACTCGAAGATAAACTCATCAGTAGCCACCACAAGTCAGCTTCCTACACTGCTGTGAGGAGCCGAAATGTTTAA
- the LOC130690431 gene encoding kunitz-type serine protease inhibitor mulgin-2-like produces the protein MSNLTLINVFIVLSVATYLVVAEQSNVRAERPDFCLLPGTLPGEKKCKGYIKKWTFDATEDACVSYIYGGCHGTKNLFDTEEECKAACPSSGQKISELPKKQGTMANSSSSLAYQHYLVAIVSCFIFFRFMRCYRVLIF, from the exons ATGTCGAACTTGACGTTGATCAACGTCTTT ATCGTGTTATCAGTAGCCACGTATTTGGTCGTCGCCGAACAATCAAACGTTCGAG CTGAACGACCAGACTTTTGTTTACTCCCGGGCACGTTGCCGGgtgaaaagaaatgcaaaggATACATCAAGAAATGGACTTTCGACGCAACAGAAGACGCCTGCGTCTCCTACATTTATGGTGGATGTCACGGCACTAAGAATCTCTTTGACACAGAAGAGGAATGTAAAGCTGCTTGTCCGTCATCGGGCCAAAAGATATCCGAATTGCCTAAAAAGCAAGGCACAATGGCGAACTCATCGAGTTCGTTAGCTTATCAGCACTATTTGGTGGCTATTGTTAGCTGCTTCATTTTCTTCCGTTTCATGAGGTGTTACCGAGTACTAATTTTCTAA
- the LOC130690426 gene encoding Golgi-associated plant pathogenesis-related protein 1-like, producing MYKGKMRFETLLFLALACCTVCWVKADNLIDDYARELGDKTAEEINQIAFEERDRQISTFARESLDAHNQYRRKHGAPALFVCPRLNKVAQAYAETIAKKDTLVHSNNGFGENLFASTGREPNGREPVTAFYNEIQKYDFNSPGFSMETGHFTQVVWKATKMVGVGKAKSSRGTTYVVYNYYPPGNYEGQFAANVLPAQ from the exons ATGTACAAGGG TAAAATGCGTTTCGAAACTCTCCTGTTTTTGGCATTAGCCTGCTGCACCGTTTGTTGGGTGAAGGCCGACAATCTAATTGATGATTATGCAAGG GAACTTGGCGACAAGACGGCGGAGGAAATAAATCAGATAGCTTTTGAAGAGAGGGATCGTCAAATCAGTACTTTCGCGCGAGAATCATTAGACGCCCATAACCAATACCGCCGTAAACACGGTGCTCCAGCGCTATTCGTCTGCCCGAGA CTTAACAAAGTGGCGCAGGCGTATGCCGAAACGATTGCAAAGAAAGACACATTGGTTCACAGCAATAATGGCTTTGGAGAGAACCTTTTTGCTTCGACGGGAAGGGAACCAAACGGGAGAGAGCCTGTGACTGCGTTTTACAACGAAATCCAAAAATACGATTTTAATTCACCTGGGTTCTCTATGGAGACAG GTCACTTTACCCAAGTAGTTTGGAAAGCCACAAAGATGGTGGGTGTCGGAAAGGCTAAGAGTAGCAGAGGCACAACTTATGTCGTTTACAACTATTATCCACCTGGTAACTACGAAGGCCAATTCGCTGCCAATGTTCTACCAGCACAGTGA
- the LOC130690391 gene encoding eukaryotic translation initiation factor 4B-like isoform X2 → MAASAKKGKKSKGKVVSLSEFLSEDHGGSRSGEAVVMAPSKSSWADEMEDEAIYKEKLLLPTAPRAARGSDIDESRIPNNAPYTAYIANLPYDIEVEDVSKFFHGLSVKSVRLPREGGDGGRLRGFGYAEFETRQDLVDALTMNELMIKNRKIRVDIASGADGEQEQGAGGMGRGRGRPSRNDEEREDRTPSDWRNAPREAPPPGQDRGGFRGGDRGGDRMDREPAGERYSSSFNPRERAPGSGLSSERSSFGPRRDGPSSSFGGRDGPSSSYGGRDRDGPSSYGRDRDGPSSYGRDRDGPSSYGRDRDGPSSYGRDRDGPSSFSRGRDGPSSFGRDREGASFNRDEMRSERPSAGEPAKERPKLSLKPRTVPLEEGSGPEAASAVAAPVERPETAAATSASIFGAAKPVDTAARERAIEERLKEKQMKEREPPIRGRETDRQDDRNQRDGSHCSGGRSSERPSGGRGRSSEGEKTDDRRDYRTEGDQDHRRPRDGPGYSGDSRPAPRDGDYRPPQRSTANPNEYRPPVGGRGSSGGGSNEYRPPRTGGGVGRDSDRDYRGPAPARDGDYRPPRGDDSRRENGLSRGGGGGGSGAYRPPNGSSRGSGPNESSSRDDHEGDRRHAASYGNESDEASRLRRLEEPKAPVFENRNKFAFLRAEDEGAESDSRDD, encoded by the exons ATGGCTGCTTCCG CcaagaaagggaagaaatcCAAGGGAAAAGTTGTGTCGTTGAGTGAATTCCTCTCTGAAGACCATGGAGGTTCCAGGTCTGGAGAAGCTGTCGTTATGGCACCGTCGAAAAGCAGCTGGGCTGATGAAATGGAAGATG AGGCAATTTACAAGGAGAAGCTGTTGTTGCCCACTGCACCACGAGCGGCCAGAGGATCAGACATTGACGAGTCTAGGATACCCAACAACGCCCCTTACACAGCTTATATAGCCAATCTACCTTACGATATTGAAGTGGAGGATGTATCCAAGTTCTTCCATGGACTTTCT GTCAAATCTGTCCGTTTGCCAAGAGAAGGTGGAGATGGTGGCAGATTGAGAGGCTTTGGTTATGCTGAATTTGAGACAAGGCAAGATTTGGTTGATGCCCTAACAATGAACGAATTG ATGATTAAAAACCGAAAAATCCGCGTAGACATTGCTAGTGGTGCGGATGGTGAACAAGAGCAGGGCGCTGGAGGTATGGGAAGAGGCCGTGGCCGTCCTTCACGCAATGACGAGGAAAGGGAAGATCGGACTCCATCTGATTGGCGAAACGCACCACGAGAGGCACCTCCGCCAGGCCAAGATCGTGGAGGCTTTAGGGGAGGTGATCGAGGTGGAGACAGGATGGATCGAG AACCTGCGGGCGAACGGTATTCGTCTTCATTCAATCCGAGGGAACGTGCACCTGGTTCAGGTCTTTCATCTGAAAGGAGTTCGTTTGGTCCAAGGAGAGACGGTCCGTCCAGTTCGTTCGGTGGTCGCGATGGTCCGTCAAGCTCATACGGCGGACGTGACCGTGATGGTCCATCCTCATATGGCCGTGATCGTGATGGTCCTTCCTCATACGGCCGAGATCGTGATGGTCCGTCCTCATATGGCCGGGATCGTGATGGTCCATCCTCGTATGGGCGAGACAGAGACGGCCCATCATCGTTTAGTCGCGGACGGGACGGTCCTTCCTCTTTTGGTCGTGATAGAGAGGGTGCCTCTTTCAACAGAGATGAAATGAGGAGTGAACGCCCAAGCGCTGGAG aaccGGCCAAGGAAAGGCCAAAGTTATCCCTGAAACCTCGTACAGTCCCGTTAGAGGAAGGTAGTGGTCCCGAGGCCGCATCAGCGGTTGCGGCACCCGTTGAGCGACCAGAAACTGCTGCTGCCACTTCAGCGTCCATTTTCGGTGCAGCCAAACCAGTCGATACAGCGGCCCGCGAGCGCGCAATCGAAGAACGGCtcaaagaaaagcaaatgaagGAACGGGAACCTCCTATTCGCGGACGAGAAACTGATCGCCAGGA TGACAGAAATCAACGTGATGGATCCCATTGCAGTGGTGGCCGTTCTTCGGAACGTCCCAGCGGAGGGCGCGGGCGCTCTAGCGAG GGAGAAAAAACAGATGATCGGCGTGACTATCGTACCGAAGGCGATCAAGACCACCGACGTCCACGCGATGGACCTGGTTACTCAGGAGATTCAAGGCCAGCCCCTAGAGATGGTGATTACCGACCACCACAAAGGTCGACAGCCAATCCGAATGAATACCGGCCACCAGTTGGAGGCAGGGGAAGCAGCGGAGGTGGAAGCAATGAGTACCGTCCTCCTCGAACAGGTGGAGGTGTAGGTCGTGATAGCGATCGTGATTATCGTGGACCAGCTCCTGCCAGAGATGGCGATTATCGACCACCGAGAGGCGACGATTCACGAAGAGAGAATGGTTTATCGcgcggcggaggaggaggaggatctGGAGCTTATCGTCCTCCAAACGGATCGTCCCGTGGATCTGGTCCTAATGAGAGTAGCAG CCGAGATGATCATGAAGGAGATAGACGCCATGCTGCTTCCTATGGTAATGAATCCGACGAAGCTAGCCGTCTTCGAAGATTGGAAGAGCCCAAGGCACCC GTATTTGAAAATCGAAACAAGTTTGCCTTCCTGAGGGCGGAAGATGAAGGTGCTGAATCAGATAGCCGAGATgattaa
- the LOC130690391 gene encoding eukaryotic translation initiation factor 4B-like isoform X1 produces the protein MAASAKKGKKSKGKVVSLSEFLSEDHGGSRSGEAVVMAPSKSSWADEMEDEAIYKEKLLLPTAPRAARGSDIDESRIPNNAPYTAYIANLPYDIEVEDVSKFFHGLSVKSVRLPREGGDGGRLRGFGYAEFETRQDLVDALTMNELMIKNRKIRVDIASGADGEQEQGAGGMGRGRGRPSRNDEEREDRTPSDWRNAPREAPPPGQDRGGFRGGDRGGDRMDREPAGERYSSSFNPRERAPGSGLSSERSSFGPRRDGPSSSFGGRDGPSSSYGGRDRDGPSSYGRDRDGPSSYGRDRDGPSSYGRDRDGPSSYGRDRDGPSSFSRGRDGPSSFGRDREGASFNRDEMRSERPSAGEPAKERPKLSLKPRTVPLEEGSGPEAASAVAAPVERPETAAATSASIFGAAKPVDTAARERAIEERLKEKQMKEREPPIRGRETDRQDDRNQRDGSHCSGGRSSERPSGGRGRSSEGEKTDDRRDYRTEGDQDHRRPRDGPGYSGDSRPAPRDGDYRPPQRSTANPNEYRPPVGGRGSSGGGSNEYRPPRTGGGVGRDSDRDYRGPAPARDGDYRPPRGDDSRRENGLSRGGGGGGSGAYRPPNGSSRGSGPNESSRTRSRDDHEGDRRHAASYGNESDEASRLRRLEEPKAPVFENRNKFAFLRAEDEGAESDSRDD, from the exons ATGGCTGCTTCCG CcaagaaagggaagaaatcCAAGGGAAAAGTTGTGTCGTTGAGTGAATTCCTCTCTGAAGACCATGGAGGTTCCAGGTCTGGAGAAGCTGTCGTTATGGCACCGTCGAAAAGCAGCTGGGCTGATGAAATGGAAGATG AGGCAATTTACAAGGAGAAGCTGTTGTTGCCCACTGCACCACGAGCGGCCAGAGGATCAGACATTGACGAGTCTAGGATACCCAACAACGCCCCTTACACAGCTTATATAGCCAATCTACCTTACGATATTGAAGTGGAGGATGTATCCAAGTTCTTCCATGGACTTTCT GTCAAATCTGTCCGTTTGCCAAGAGAAGGTGGAGATGGTGGCAGATTGAGAGGCTTTGGTTATGCTGAATTTGAGACAAGGCAAGATTTGGTTGATGCCCTAACAATGAACGAATTG ATGATTAAAAACCGAAAAATCCGCGTAGACATTGCTAGTGGTGCGGATGGTGAACAAGAGCAGGGCGCTGGAGGTATGGGAAGAGGCCGTGGCCGTCCTTCACGCAATGACGAGGAAAGGGAAGATCGGACTCCATCTGATTGGCGAAACGCACCACGAGAGGCACCTCCGCCAGGCCAAGATCGTGGAGGCTTTAGGGGAGGTGATCGAGGTGGAGACAGGATGGATCGAG AACCTGCGGGCGAACGGTATTCGTCTTCATTCAATCCGAGGGAACGTGCACCTGGTTCAGGTCTTTCATCTGAAAGGAGTTCGTTTGGTCCAAGGAGAGACGGTCCGTCCAGTTCGTTCGGTGGTCGCGATGGTCCGTCAAGCTCATACGGCGGACGTGACCGTGATGGTCCATCCTCATATGGCCGTGATCGTGATGGTCCTTCCTCATACGGCCGAGATCGTGATGGTCCGTCCTCATATGGCCGGGATCGTGATGGTCCATCCTCGTATGGGCGAGACAGAGACGGCCCATCATCGTTTAGTCGCGGACGGGACGGTCCTTCCTCTTTTGGTCGTGATAGAGAGGGTGCCTCTTTCAACAGAGATGAAATGAGGAGTGAACGCCCAAGCGCTGGAG aaccGGCCAAGGAAAGGCCAAAGTTATCCCTGAAACCTCGTACAGTCCCGTTAGAGGAAGGTAGTGGTCCCGAGGCCGCATCAGCGGTTGCGGCACCCGTTGAGCGACCAGAAACTGCTGCTGCCACTTCAGCGTCCATTTTCGGTGCAGCCAAACCAGTCGATACAGCGGCCCGCGAGCGCGCAATCGAAGAACGGCtcaaagaaaagcaaatgaagGAACGGGAACCTCCTATTCGCGGACGAGAAACTGATCGCCAGGA TGACAGAAATCAACGTGATGGATCCCATTGCAGTGGTGGCCGTTCTTCGGAACGTCCCAGCGGAGGGCGCGGGCGCTCTAGCGAG GGAGAAAAAACAGATGATCGGCGTGACTATCGTACCGAAGGCGATCAAGACCACCGACGTCCACGCGATGGACCTGGTTACTCAGGAGATTCAAGGCCAGCCCCTAGAGATGGTGATTACCGACCACCACAAAGGTCGACAGCCAATCCGAATGAATACCGGCCACCAGTTGGAGGCAGGGGAAGCAGCGGAGGTGGAAGCAATGAGTACCGTCCTCCTCGAACAGGTGGAGGTGTAGGTCGTGATAGCGATCGTGATTATCGTGGACCAGCTCCTGCCAGAGATGGCGATTATCGACCACCGAGAGGCGACGATTCACGAAGAGAGAATGGTTTATCGcgcggcggaggaggaggaggatctGGAGCTTATCGTCCTCCAAACGGATCGTCCCGTGGATCTGGTCCTAATGAGAGTAGCAG GACGCGTAGCCGAGATGATCATGAAGGAGATAGACGCCATGCTGCTTCCTATGGTAATGAATCCGACGAAGCTAGCCGTCTTCGAAGATTGGAAGAGCCCAAGGCACCC GTATTTGAAAATCGAAACAAGTTTGCCTTCCTGAGGGCGGAAGATGAAGGTGCTGAATCAGATAGCCGAGATgattaa
- the LOC130690433 gene encoding V-type proton ATPase subunit F-like produces the protein MAIAAAKGRLIAVIGDEDTCVGFLLGGIGEMNKNRQPNFMVVDKNTSISEVEDCFKRFLKRDDIDIILINQNVAEMIRHVIDNHNEPIPAVLEIPSKDHPYDASKDSILRRAKGMFSAEDTK, from the exons atggctattGCCGCAGCGAAAGGAAGACTCATAGCCGTGATTGGTGATGAG GACACTTGTGTTGGTTTCCTTTTGGGTGGTATCGGCGAAATGAACAAAAACAGGCAACCAAATTTTATGGTTGTTGACAAGA ACACCAGCATCAGTGAAGTCGAGGATTGCTTCAAGCGTTTTCTGAAGAGGGATGATATTGACATTATCTTGATCAATCAGAAT GTAGCTGAAATGATCCGACATGTGATTGATAATCACAATGAACCAATCCCGGCAGTGCTTGAAATTCCTTCAAAAGATCACCCATATGATGCTTCAAAGGACTCTATTCTGCGTAGAGCCAAA GGAATGTTCAGCGCCGAAGACACCAAATAA